One uncultured Hyphomonas sp. genomic region harbors:
- a CDS encoding P-loop NTPase fold protein, with protein sequence MMTEQKDNRCPTEFIRDTPSEEDYFNSQSHKKIAITLRDIILEKEGGITIGIAGNYGSGKSTIITILQNLLNVNKNNNIKFFTFDAWAHEGNLMRMIFLENLILELKSGKKQ encoded by the coding sequence ATGATGACTGAACAAAAAGATAATAGATGCCCAACAGAATTTATTAGAGACACACCTAGTGAAGAAGATTATTTCAATAGTCAATCTCATAAGAAAATTGCGATAACACTTCGTGACATAATTTTAGAGAAAGAGGGTGGTATCACAATAGGCATAGCTGGAAATTACGGATCCGGAAAATCCACAATAATTACCATCTTACAAAATTTATTAAATGTGAATAAAAACAATAACATAAAGTTCTTTACCTTTGACGCATGGGCTCATGAAGGCAACCTAATGCGTATGATATTTCTGGAAAACCTGATACTTGAATTAAAAAGTGGAAAAAAACAATAA
- a CDS encoding aldehyde dehydrogenase family protein, translating into MAQESSFKLTYATMFSPPEELHTHFAEAMDALKGKLGQEYPMFINGEERFTEEKYREVSPINTDLHLATFQKGGVKDAEDAIAAARAAFPKWSRMNWDERVYLLRKAADIIDQRLFEIGAVVTLEVGKNRMEALGDVAETAELIRYACTQMEASQGYHAKMGVDPLQGYISTNKSVLKPYGVWVVISPFNFPAALTGGPSGAALTAGNTLVIKPASVTTWTTALLVDCFRQAGIPDGVVNFVSGPGSTVGKALVESKDVDGITFTGSFDVGMGIYRSFGNGDYIRPTILELGGKNPAIVSKNANLEDAAVGIVRSAFGLQGQKCSACSRVFVEEEVYDKLVARVVELTNKLKIGDPVERDTYMGPVVTKGAYQDFQDFCKELKEAGKIATGGEVLTEGDFAKGYFCEPTVAVDVPITHKLWQQEMFVPITMIHPVKDLKEAMELANSVKYGLTAGFYGTEEEVGWFFDNIEAGVVYANRPQGATTGAWPGFQPFGGWKGSGASGKNAGGLYYLPLYMHEQSQTFIQRA; encoded by the coding sequence ATGGCACAAGAATCGTCGTTTAAGCTCACTTATGCGACCATGTTCAGCCCGCCCGAAGAATTACACACCCACTTTGCCGAAGCGATGGATGCGCTGAAGGGAAAACTGGGGCAGGAATATCCGATGTTCATCAACGGTGAGGAACGTTTCACCGAAGAGAAATATCGGGAGGTCTCACCGATCAATACCGACCTGCACCTGGCTACCTTCCAAAAAGGCGGCGTCAAAGACGCTGAGGACGCTATCGCTGCGGCCCGCGCGGCCTTCCCCAAGTGGAGCCGCATGAACTGGGATGAGCGCGTTTACCTGCTGCGCAAAGCAGCGGACATCATCGACCAGCGCCTGTTCGAAATCGGCGCGGTGGTCACGCTCGAAGTCGGCAAGAACCGGATGGAAGCCCTCGGCGATGTGGCCGAGACGGCCGAACTGATCCGCTATGCCTGCACCCAGATGGAAGCCAGCCAGGGGTACCATGCCAAGATGGGCGTTGACCCGCTGCAAGGCTATATCTCCACCAACAAATCCGTGCTCAAACCCTACGGCGTTTGGGTCGTGATCAGCCCCTTCAACTTCCCCGCAGCCCTGACGGGTGGCCCCTCGGGTGCGGCTCTGACTGCCGGCAACACGCTGGTGATCAAACCCGCCTCCGTCACCACCTGGACCACGGCGCTGCTGGTGGATTGTTTCCGCCAGGCCGGCATCCCGGATGGTGTGGTGAACTTCGTCTCCGGCCCCGGCTCCACCGTTGGGAAAGCCCTGGTGGAGAGCAAGGACGTGGATGGCATCACTTTTACCGGCTCTTTCGACGTCGGCATGGGTATCTACCGCAGCTTCGGCAATGGGGATTATATTCGCCCCACAATCCTCGAACTGGGCGGCAAGAACCCCGCGATCGTCTCCAAAAACGCCAACCTCGAAGATGCGGCAGTCGGCATCGTCCGCTCCGCTTTCGGCTTGCAGGGGCAGAAATGCTCCGCTTGCTCCCGGGTCTTTGTCGAAGAAGAAGTCTACGACAAGCTGGTGGCGCGGGTGGTTGAACTGACCAATAAGCTCAAGATCGGTGACCCGGTCGAACGGGATACCTATATGGGCCCCGTGGTGACCAAGGGCGCTTATCAGGATTTCCAGGATTTCTGCAAGGAACTCAAAGAAGCCGGTAAGATTGCGACCGGCGGCGAGGTGCTCACCGAGGGTGACTTCGCGAAGGGTTATTTCTGCGAACCGACCGTGGCGGTCGATGTACCGATCACGCATAAGCTCTGGCAGCAGGAAATGTTCGTCCCGATCACAATGATCCATCCCGTGAAGGACCTCAAAGAGGCGATGGAACTGGCCAACAGCGTCAAATATGGGCTGACGGCCGGCTTCTATGGCACAGAAGAGGAAGTGGGCTGGTTCTTTGATAATATCGAGGCGGGCGTGGTCTATGCCAACCGTCCGCAAGGTGCCACCACCGGTGCCTGGCCGGGATTCCAGCCCTTTGGGGGGTGGAAGGGTTCCGGCGCCAGCGGTAAGAATGCCGGCGGCTTGTATTACCTGCCGCTCTATATGCACGAGCAGAGCCAGACCTTTATCCAAAGGGCCTGA
- a CDS encoding CoA-transferase, translating to MKNGNNMTTKLTSLSDAIRQYVHDGDLVYASGFTHLIPFAAGHEIIRQGIKDLVLARATPDLLYEQMVAAGCARKVIFSYMGNPGVGSLRQMRKALEAGELEWEEYSHFSMISRLQAGASGLPFMPMKQTGATDLESQNPNFKRVADPYTGEEVVVVPPLIPDVAIVHVQRADENGNAHVWGILGEQRLAAFAAKKVILTVEEMVDESVIRSDPNRTLIPGLVVDAVCHVPFCAHPSYTQGYHDRDNDFYLDWDKISETDEGVKAYLDEWVYGLPDRAAYWEKLGPEVHQRLHAGERLSEPVNYGDY from the coding sequence ATGAAGAATGGAAATAATATGACCACGAAATTAACTTCTCTGAGTGACGCCATTCGACAATATGTGCATGATGGAGACCTGGTCTACGCATCCGGGTTCACCCATCTGATTCCTTTTGCGGCCGGGCATGAGATCATCCGGCAGGGCATCAAGGACCTGGTGCTGGCCCGCGCCACACCGGACCTGCTCTATGAACAGATGGTCGCTGCCGGGTGCGCCCGCAAGGTGATCTTCTCTTATATGGGCAACCCCGGGGTGGGTTCGCTCCGGCAGATGCGCAAGGCGCTTGAGGCTGGCGAGTTGGAATGGGAGGAATATTCCCATTTCAGTATGATCAGCCGTTTACAAGCGGGTGCCAGCGGGCTGCCCTTCATGCCGATGAAACAGACCGGCGCAACCGACCTGGAATCACAGAACCCAAATTTCAAGCGCGTGGCCGATCCCTATACCGGTGAGGAAGTGGTGGTTGTGCCGCCATTGATCCCCGATGTTGCAATCGTGCATGTGCAGCGGGCGGATGAGAACGGGAATGCCCATGTCTGGGGCATCCTCGGCGAGCAGCGTCTGGCAGCCTTTGCGGCCAAGAAGGTGATCCTCACGGTGGAAGAGATGGTGGATGAGTCCGTGATCCGCTCCGACCCCAACCGCACGTTGATCCCCGGCCTGGTGGTGGATGCCGTCTGCCATGTGCCTTTCTGTGCCCATCCTTCCTACACCCAGGGCTATCACGACCGGGACAATGACTTCTATTTGGACTGGGATAAGATCAGCGAGACCGATGAAGGTGTGAAAGCCTATCTGGACGAGTGGGTTTATGGGTTGCCCGACCGGGCGGCCTATTGGGAGAAACTGGGCCCTGAGGTCCACCAGCGTTTACACGCCGGGGAACGGCTTTCCGAACCGGTCAACTACGGCGATTATTGA
- a CDS encoding CoA-transferase, with translation MVEILYNPKELMVVNASRLLRDYDVVFVGVGIPNLACNLARRTHAPNLQMIYEAGVIGAQPSRLPLSIGDPSLVTGSTSVCSMYDVFTLYLQRGNVDVGFLGGAQIDQYCNINATMIGGDYQHPKVRLPGSGGSMEIAAWANRCYIITPHQKRRFPATVDFHTSIGFLDGGDARKKTGVRGGGPEAVVTNLGVMRPDENGELVLTAMHPGVTYEQVAENTGWPLKIVEDCAVTEPPTLEELRILREDLDPQKIYI, from the coding sequence ATGGTGGAAATTTTGTATAATCCAAAAGAATTGATGGTGGTGAATGCATCCCGGCTCCTGCGGGACTACGATGTGGTCTTCGTCGGAGTGGGGATCCCGAATCTGGCCTGCAACCTGGCCAGGCGGACGCATGCCCCAAATTTACAGATGATTTATGAAGCCGGGGTGATCGGTGCGCAACCTTCCCGGCTGCCGCTTTCGATCGGCGACCCCTCACTGGTCACCGGTTCGACCTCGGTTTGCAGCATGTATGATGTCTTCACGCTCTACCTTCAGCGGGGGAATGTGGATGTGGGCTTCCTGGGCGGGGCACAGATCGACCAGTATTGCAATATCAACGCGACCATGATCGGCGGCGATTACCAGCATCCGAAGGTGCGGCTGCCCGGTTCGGGCGGTTCAATGGAGATCGCAGCCTGGGCCAACCGCTGCTATATCATCACACCGCATCAGAAACGACGCTTCCCGGCCACGGTGGATTTCCATACTTCAATTGGATTCCTTGATGGCGGCGATGCCCGCAAGAAAACGGGTGTGCGCGGTGGTGGGCCGGAAGCTGTGGTGACCAACCTGGGCGTGATGCGGCCGGATGAGAATGGTGAGCTGGTGCTGACCGCAATGCATCCCGGTGTGACCTATGAGCAGGTGGCCGAGAACACCGGCTGGCCGTTGAAGATCGTCGAGGACTGTGCGGTGACCGAGCCGCCGACCCTTGAAGAGCTGCGTATCCTGCGGGAAGATCTCGATCCTCAGAAAATTTACATTTAG
- a CDS encoding D-2-hydroxyacid dehydrogenase, whose protein sequence is MKKEIQILSTFDLTKEQQERLRKASDRVKLTVIPTSDPNAVSDDVWAETDVLYTWDVLPEPEKVPNLKWVQFGSAGVDLFLQSSLAKKEDILLTSMSGAITSQLAEYVMMALLALGHKMPKLMHIQADHHWLSEKEMAEKVMPVELRGSTVGILGYGSIGRQVARLLQPFGVEVLAAKRDVMRPEDSGYIPDDMGDPHGDFFTRLYPMEALHSMLSVSDFVVVTLPLTEATHHLLDQQAFEAMKETAYLVNVGRGAVIDEQALIAALKSGKIAGAALDVFEAEPLPEDSPLWDLENVFLSAHLSWLSKNLQDETLALFLENLNRYLVGLPLYNQVDLTKGY, encoded by the coding sequence ATGAAAAAAGAAATTCAGATTCTATCCACTTTTGACCTGACCAAGGAACAACAGGAGCGGCTCCGCAAGGCATCCGACCGGGTGAAGCTGACGGTGATCCCGACCAGCGATCCGAACGCAGTATCGGATGACGTTTGGGCGGAGACGGATGTGCTCTATACCTGGGATGTGCTGCCGGAACCTGAAAAAGTCCCCAATCTGAAGTGGGTGCAATTTGGGAGTGCCGGGGTGGATCTCTTTTTGCAGTCCTCTTTGGCGAAAAAGGAAGATATCCTGCTGACCTCTATGAGTGGCGCGATCACCAGCCAGCTCGCTGAATATGTGATGATGGCGCTTTTGGCGCTGGGGCATAAAATGCCCAAATTGATGCACATTCAGGCCGACCATCATTGGCTTTCGGAGAAAGAGATGGCGGAAAAAGTGATGCCCGTTGAATTACGGGGCAGCACAGTTGGCATCCTGGGCTATGGCAGCATTGGCCGGCAGGTGGCACGGTTATTACAGCCTTTTGGCGTGGAAGTGTTGGCCGCCAAGCGCGACGTGATGCGCCCGGAGGATTCCGGTTATATCCCCGATGACATGGGTGACCCGCATGGTGATTTTTTCACCCGGCTTTACCCGATGGAAGCGCTGCACAGTATGCTGTCCGTCAGTGATTTCGTGGTGGTCACCCTGCCCCTGACAGAGGCAACCCATCACCTGCTGGACCAGCAGGCATTTGAAGCTATGAAAGAGACGGCCTATTTGGTAAATGTGGGTCGGGGTGCGGTGATTGATGAACAGGCGTTGATCGCCGCGTTGAAGTCGGGTAAGATCGCCGGCGCGGCGCTGGATGTCTTTGAGGCAGAGCCCCTGCCGGAAGATAGCCCGTTATGGGATCTGGAGAATGTGTTCCTCAGCGCCCATTTGTCCTGGCTGAGCAAGAATCTTCAGGATGAGACCTTGGCCCTCTTTTTGGAAAATCTGAATCGCTATTTAGTTGGTTTGCCGCTATATAACCAGGTGGATTTGACAAAGGGGTATTGA
- a CDS encoding helix-turn-helix transcriptional regulator has product MTDKRIAKHLPLSEATFFIMLALVTPKHGYGVMQMVEEISEGTVKIGPGTLYGAFSNLEKEKLIAMVREEGRRKEYQLTQDGLLVLKAQIERLRMMVGLGDDAISHEKDEA; this is encoded by the coding sequence ATGACAGATAAACGAATAGCAAAACACCTCCCGCTTTCGGAAGCCACCTTCTTTATTATGTTGGCTTTGGTCACGCCGAAGCATGGTTATGGCGTGATGCAGATGGTGGAAGAAATCAGCGAGGGCACAGTCAAAATTGGGCCGGGGACCCTCTATGGCGCCTTCTCCAATTTGGAAAAGGAAAAGCTGATTGCGATGGTTCGCGAGGAGGGGCGGCGCAAGGAATATCAGTTGACGCAAGATGGGCTGTTGGTTCTCAAAGCCCAAATTGAAAGGTTACGGATGATGGTTGGGCTTGGTGATGACGCCATCAGCCATGAAAAGGATGAAGCATAA
- a CDS encoding DUF2812 domain-containing protein produces MENYHIEHRWFWAWQDEQEEKWLAEMSERGYHLVKPGVFGRYEFQKGEPKRFVYRMDFLANSQQKKDYLQLFEDAGWEHLGEFGGWQYFRKPAGDDTAPEIFTDVRSKIQKYHRLLIFLAILTPIYLAPLNLRNIIERDPRWLMWSIFTLWILLLALYGFSVIKVLLRIDQLKKTIKQ; encoded by the coding sequence ATGGAAAACTACCATATTGAACACCGCTGGTTTTGGGCCTGGCAGGATGAACAGGAAGAAAAATGGTTAGCGGAAATGTCAGAACGTGGTTATCATCTTGTGAAACCCGGTGTCTTTGGGCGATATGAATTCCAAAAAGGTGAGCCAAAGCGATTTGTTTATCGGATGGACTTTTTGGCGAATAGCCAGCAGAAAAAGGATTATCTCCAGCTATTTGAGGATGCAGGTTGGGAACATCTCGGTGAATTTGGGGGGTGGCAGTATTTTAGGAAACCTGCCGGAGATGACACTGCGCCGGAAATCTTTACGGATGTCCGAAGTAAAATTCAGAAGTACCATCGATTGCTGATATTCCTGGCGATTTTGACACCCATTTACCTTGCACCGTTGAACTTAAGGAACATCATTGAGCGAGATCCGCGATGGTTGATGTGGTCCATCTTCACACTTTGGATCCTATTGCTGGCTTTATATGGTTTCAGCGTCATCAAGGTCCTGCTCCGAATTGATCAGTTGAAAAAGACCATCAAGCAATAA
- a CDS encoding AAA family ATPase: MDLFDHALEERMQQEAPLADRMRPQTLDEIVGQDHIIGEGRLLRRAIQADRLFSSIILYGPPGTGKTTLARVISNLTKAHFESLSAVLAGVADLRKVIAEATERRRLYQRRTILFIDEVHRWNKAQQDALLPHVESGLVTLIGATTQNPYFDVIKALVSRSRVFEMHSLTEEDIQAILLRALQDPERGYGKLNVELAPEAMAHLSRMAGGDARNALNALELAVETTPPGADGILRIGLDVAQESIQKRAVLYDKSDDAHYDTVSAFIKSVRGSDPDAAVYWLAKMLHAGEDPRFILRRLIILAGEDIGLADPQGLVVANAAAQAFEYIGLPEGIFPIVEATLYLATAPKSNSAFAYHAALAEIEENGVGPVPVHLMDSSRDAKGLGHGVGYDYPHAHEGHWTPQQYLPSNVLGTHFYQPSDQGYEAQVQERVRLWREAQDKVLLEEKQEKKAA; encoded by the coding sequence ATGGACTTATTTGACCATGCCCTTGAAGAACGGATGCAGCAGGAAGCTCCCCTGGCGGACCGGATGCGGCCGCAGACCCTGGATGAGATTGTCGGCCAGGATCATATAATCGGGGAAGGTCGCTTGCTGCGCCGGGCCATTCAGGCTGACCGGCTTTTTTCTTCGATCATCCTCTACGGCCCTCCGGGTACCGGCAAGACCACCCTGGCGAGAGTCATCTCCAACCTGACCAAAGCCCACTTTGAAAGCCTCTCCGCAGTGCTGGCGGGGGTGGCTGACCTGCGCAAGGTGATTGCTGAAGCCACCGAACGCCGCCGGCTCTATCAACGGCGGACGATCCTTTTCATTGACGAGGTGCACCGCTGGAACAAAGCCCAACAGGATGCCCTGCTTCCCCATGTGGAAAGCGGGCTGGTGACCCTGATTGGCGCCACCACTCAGAACCCCTATTTTGATGTCATTAAAGCGCTGGTGTCCCGCTCTCGGGTGTTTGAAATGCACTCGCTGACCGAGGAAGATATCCAGGCGATCTTATTGCGCGCCCTGCAGGACCCGGAGCGCGGTTACGGCAAGTTAAACGTTGAATTAGCGCCCGAGGCTATGGCACATCTTTCGCGCATGGCCGGGGGAGATGCCCGCAACGCGCTGAACGCGCTGGAACTAGCCGTGGAAACCACACCACCCGGCGCAGATGGCATCCTCAGGATTGGGCTGGATGTGGCTCAGGAATCGATCCAGAAGCGGGCGGTGCTCTATGACAAATCCGATGACGCTCATTATGACACCGTCTCGGCTTTCATCAAATCCGTGCGCGGCTCTGACCCCGATGCCGCGGTTTACTGGCTGGCGAAGATGCTCCATGCGGGCGAAGACCCGCGCTTCATCCTTCGGCGGCTGATCATCCTGGCGGGTGAAGATATTGGCCTGGCTGACCCGCAAGGGCTGGTGGTGGCCAATGCGGCCGCCCAGGCCTTTGAGTATATCGGCCTCCCTGAGGGGATCTTCCCTATCGTGGAAGCGACCCTCTACCTGGCGACTGCACCTAAATCCAATTCAGCTTTCGCCTATCATGCAGCTCTAGCGGAAATTGAGGAGAACGGGGTTGGCCCCGTGCCTGTCCATTTGATGGACTCCAGCCGTGACGCCAAAGGGTTGGGACATGGCGTGGGCTATGATTACCCGCATGCCCATGAGGGTCACTGGACACCCCAGCAGTACCTCCCGAGCAATGTGTTAGGCACTCATTTCTACCAACCCTCCGATCAGGGCTATGAAGCCCAGGTGCAGGAGCGGGTGCGGCTCTGGCGAGAAGCGCAGGATAAGGTCTTATTGGAAGAAAAGCAGGAAAAGAAGGCAGCTTAA
- a CDS encoding histidine phosphatase family protein, translating to MATFLLIRHGDNDLLGSRLAGRLPDVHLNAKGKAQAQAVADGLADLPITAVYASPLERAQETAEPLAQVHKLSIQTLPELMGN from the coding sequence ATGGCGACGTTCTTATTAATCCGGCATGGCGACAATGATCTTTTGGGAAGCAGGCTGGCTGGCAGGCTCCCTGATGTGCATCTGAACGCAAAGGGAAAAGCCCAGGCCCAGGCGGTCGCAGATGGCCTGGCGGATTTGCCAATCACCGCGGTCTACGCCAGCCCACTGGAACGGGCCCAGGAAACAGCGGAGCCCCTCGCACAGGTGCATAAGCTGTCCATCCAGACTCTGCCCGAACTGATGGGAAATTGA
- a CDS encoding polyphosphate kinase 2 family protein, producing the protein MDKHFVKPGSKIKLKEWPTRSDDSILKDDGKAQLVVLATQLADLQELLYAEHQQKVLIVLQGMDTSGKDSTIRHVFGDVNPQGTHVCSFKVPTPQELDHDYLWRVHKNTPGKGEITIFNRSHYEDVLVVRVHDLVPKSVWEKRYNQINAFEKLLVQEGTTILKFCLHISKEEQAERFLARLDRPTKRWKFNPGDLEEREYWDDYMAAYEDMVNRTSTEWAPWIVVPSDQKWYRNLIVAETIIKTLQDLDMHFPKEVPDIEKYKGILEEMVAKEV; encoded by the coding sequence ATGGACAAGCATTTCGTCAAACCGGGATCAAAGATCAAGCTGAAGGAATGGCCGACCCGCTCGGATGACAGCATTTTAAAAGATGACGGCAAGGCCCAGCTTGTGGTCCTGGCGACTCAACTCGCCGATTTGCAGGAACTCTTGTATGCCGAACATCAGCAGAAGGTTCTGATCGTTTTGCAGGGGATGGATACCAGCGGCAAGGATAGCACTATCCGCCACGTCTTTGGTGATGTCAACCCCCAGGGGACGCATGTTTGCAGCTTCAAGGTGCCAACCCCGCAGGAATTGGATCATGATTATCTTTGGCGGGTACATAAGAACACCCCTGGCAAAGGTGAAATTACGATCTTCAACCGCTCTCATTATGAGGACGTGCTGGTTGTGCGGGTGCATGACCTCGTGCCTAAGTCAGTCTGGGAAAAGCGTTACAACCAGATCAACGCCTTTGAAAAGCTTCTGGTTCAGGAAGGCACCACAATCCTGAAATTCTGCCTGCATATCAGCAAGGAAGAGCAGGCGGAACGTTTCCTGGCCCGTCTCGACCGTCCCACTAAACGCTGGAAGTTCAATCCGGGTGATTTGGAAGAACGCGAATATTGGGATGATTATATGGCGGCCTATGAGGATATGGTCAACCGCACCAGCACGGAATGGGCGCCCTGGATCGTTGTCCCCTCGGACCAGAAATGGTATCGCAACCTGATCGTTGCCGAGACCATTATCAAAACGCTGCAAGATCTGGATATGCACTTTCCTAAAGAAGTGCCTGATATTGAAAAATACAAGGGAATCCTTGAGGAGATGGTCGCTAAGGAAGTCTGA
- a CDS encoding carbohydrate kinase family protein, which translates to MSLPLPNQYLRFVLAGCVNEDFILPISGSPQDSVLGGNLPYAAAGLALWGGKAGMVARVGDDFPMAYLDRFRQLDFDLKGIKLVEGPMDARRFIAHQDEATYFEDNPMQHYVDRGYPFPQRLLGYKTRSLVPPDINAPQKQSIQITDIPEYYLEASGVHICPIDHLSHIILPSVFRQGRATTITLSPSPGYMTPTYWGELPGMLSEITALIVQEREVQALFQGRGSDLWEMAEALGGMGPEFVVIQTARSGYYLYDHISHKRWVIPQYPSRIADPTGGRDAFAGGFLVGYREDYDPLAASLKGAISASLTVEGSGVYYALDAMPGLRDARLESLKSLVREI; encoded by the coding sequence ATGAGTTTACCCCTCCCGAACCAATATCTCCGGTTTGTCCTCGCCGGTTGTGTGAATGAGGATTTTATTCTCCCTATCTCAGGATCCCCCCAGGACTCAGTTCTGGGGGGAAACCTCCCTTATGCCGCAGCGGGGCTGGCCCTGTGGGGCGGCAAAGCGGGGATGGTTGCCAGGGTGGGGGATGATTTCCCAATGGCGTATTTAGATCGTTTCCGCCAACTCGACTTTGACCTCAAGGGGATCAAGCTGGTGGAAGGCCCAATGGATGCCCGGCGTTTCATTGCCCATCAGGATGAGGCCACCTATTTTGAAGATAACCCGATGCAGCACTATGTGGATCGGGGATACCCTTTCCCGCAGCGTTTACTGGGGTATAAAACCCGGTCACTCGTTCCCCCGGACATCAACGCGCCGCAAAAGCAATCGATTCAAATAACTGATATCCCTGAATACTATCTGGAAGCCAGCGGGGTGCATATCTGCCCGATAGATCACCTTTCGCACATCATCCTGCCCTCCGTATTTCGTCAGGGTCGGGCCACAACGATCACCCTTTCGCCCTCACCGGGCTATATGACGCCGACCTATTGGGGGGAACTGCCGGGAATGCTTTCGGAGATCACAGCACTTATCGTGCAAGAGAGAGAAGTCCAGGCGCTTTTTCAGGGGCGTGGGTCAGATCTATGGGAGATGGCGGAAGCGCTGGGTGGGATGGGGCCGGAATTTGTTGTGATCCAAACCGCCCGCTCGGGTTATTACCTTTATGACCATATCAGCCACAAACGCTGGGTGATTCCCCAATATCCTTCCCGAATCGCCGATCCGACCGGTGGGCGGGATGCCTTCGCCGGAGGTTTTTTGGTGGGTTACCGCGAGGACTACGATCCGCTGGCCGCTTCCCTCAAAGGGGCGATATCTGCTTCATTAACGGTGGAAGGCAGCGGTGTTTACTATGCGCTGGATGCGATGCCTGGCTTGCGGGACGCGCGACTCGAATCCCTGAAGAGTCTCGTCCGCGAGATTTAG